The nucleotide sequence TTAACATTCCCAGCGTATCCAGACGCTTGATTGATTGGGTCGCAGCCTGCCACAGGAGCGGCGGATTGTGCGCCGCATTGCTGTAAGACAGGATGCGCGTCTGGGGATCGTATTCCGAATAAAACAGGGTGACAAACCGGTTAGAGTTTTCCAGATCGGCATACATGACCTGGTTCAGGTGCTGCAAAATCCGCGCTGGGGAGTGCCCGTTCAACACCTCTGCCCGCAGCATTCCCCGCGTCATGGTCATAATTAACCCGGCGGGTACCCCCTTTCCCATCACATCCCCAATCGCCAGGCTCCAGCGCCCGGACTCGCTGCTTCCATCCTTGCGAGTGCGCATCTTGTCATAACTGGCGGGGATAAAGTCGTAGTAATCCCCGCCCACCCGATTGGCCGTCTTACAGCGAGCCGCCAGTTCTACTCCCTGGATTTTGGGGCACTGGCGGGGCAATAACCGCAGTTGAATCTCTGCACCAATCTCCAATTCACGATCAAGGCGTTCCTTCTTCCGGAGTTCAACCGTGAGTTCGTCATTTTCAATTGCAACGGCAGTCTGATCTGCCACCAGCCGCACCAGCTTCTGCCGGGTTTCTGTCCAGGTGTATTGTGGGTCACGACTGAAGACATAAAGCCGCCCCCGCTCATTGTTTTTCACCAGAATCGCGGTGCCAAACAATTGAATGTCGTGCCCCAGGTTATGGCTGACCTGGTGATCCAGAGCGGCGATCGCCCCTGGCGGCAACGTCAGCGCTTCCCCCGGTGTGGCTGGAGGTAAAGAAGCCATCACCTGCCGGGCAGCCATTTCCATTGCCCGCCGGATGTCCTGGCACCAGTTACTATCCTGGCAGTGCAGGCGCTCTAACCGCACCTGACCATTGGGCTTAAACAGCAATAGGGCACCGCCATCTGAGTCAGTCACCCGGCTTGCCATCAGCGGGATCAACTCCAGAAATTGATTCAGGTTATTAAAACTACGGAGGGCAAATCCCAGGGAACTGAGTAAATCCTGAATTTTGTGCTGCTCCCGATTCAGCCGTGCTACCAGTTCCTTCAAGGCAAACACCGGCGTCATATCAGGAGAAGCACTACCGCCCGTCGGAGTGCGCTCTGTGGGTTGGGATGGCTGTCGAGGAAGGGGCACAGCAGTCATTGGACAAGCATGATCAGGAGGAAGAAAGCATGACCGGGAGAAAAAGCCGATTCAGGTCGAAAGATGGATCAGCCAGGAACCTGCCAACAAACCAGAGGTAAACCAGAATTTTGCTAACAGAAGGAGTCCAATAAATTTAACCTACTTCAGGCAGAAGTTGACAATTTTTGCAACAGATTCTAGCGAACAGAGCAGGAGTTAAAGTATTTCAATTTACCAACCTTAAATTAAGATTCACGCGAAAAGCAGCATAGAAAAGGTTAAAGATCCCCAACTTCTTCGAGAAGGTATAGCAGGAGCCATCCAGGTCAGGACAACTTAGAAGC is from Leptothermofonsia sichuanensis E412 and encodes:
- a CDS encoding PP2C family protein-serine/threonine phosphatase, whose product is MTAVPLPRQPSQPTERTPTGGSASPDMTPVFALKELVARLNREQHKIQDLLSSLGFALRSFNNLNQFLELIPLMASRVTDSDGGALLLFKPNGQVRLERLHCQDSNWCQDIRRAMEMAARQVMASLPPATPGEALTLPPGAIAALDHQVSHNLGHDIQLFGTAILVKNNERGRLYVFSRDPQYTWTETRQKLVRLVADQTAVAIENDELTVELRKKERLDRELEIGAEIQLRLLPRQCPKIQGVELAARCKTANRVGGDYYDFIPASYDKMRTRKDGSSESGRWSLAIGDVMGKGVPAGLIMTMTRGMLRAEVLNGHSPARILQHLNQVMYADLENSNRFVTLFYSEYDPQTRILSYSNAAHNPPLLWQAATQSIKRLDTLGMLIGLDADTHYQDAQIHLQPGDTLIYYTDGFTDAANQNGDRFDEENLTQAFRWACQHCHTPQEILEYLFDRVQTFTGNSDRNADDMTLIVMRVTPE